One genomic window of Paenibacillus xylanilyticus includes the following:
- a CDS encoding exonuclease SbcCD subunit D, with protein sequence MRILHTGDWHLGKTLEGRSRLREQEDFVDELVRLADEQQADAVLMAGDVYDSVNPPASAEQLFYEAAARLTERGRPLVVIAGNHDQPERVASVTPLVNRQGITLVGMPTAEAVTIHATRTGETAKIAALPYPSEARLNEVLATDGDENVLRQAYSRRVGMLMQRLANSFGPDTVNLAMSHIYVLGGVESDSERPIQVGGAYTVDPSSLSIGAQYTALGHLHRAQAVKGDGVIRYSGSPLAYSFSEAGQSKSVTMVDLAPGGTPKIEEVLLSCGRPLVRWKARGGLAEVYRWLEEGRDAQAFIDMEVWLDDAMSLKEIQQLRKSHDGIIHIRPVYPEMAAAGLLEQRSELPVHELFRKFYQRQTGGAQPEDSLVQLFLELVDEDEPGVREEVEGR encoded by the coding sequence ATGCGTATTTTACACACCGGGGATTGGCATTTGGGAAAAACGTTGGAAGGAAGAAGCAGGCTGCGTGAGCAGGAGGATTTCGTCGATGAACTTGTTAGACTGGCAGATGAGCAGCAGGCTGATGCCGTGTTGATGGCTGGTGACGTATATGACTCGGTCAATCCTCCTGCTTCGGCAGAGCAGCTGTTTTACGAGGCGGCGGCCAGGCTTACGGAGCGGGGAAGACCACTAGTAGTCATTGCAGGTAACCATGATCAGCCGGAACGAGTAGCCTCTGTGACACCACTTGTAAATAGACAGGGGATTACACTTGTGGGTATGCCGACGGCGGAAGCGGTGACTATTCATGCGACTAGAACAGGCGAGACTGCCAAGATTGCTGCTCTGCCCTATCCTTCAGAGGCAAGGCTCAATGAAGTTCTCGCTACGGATGGTGATGAAAACGTGCTTCGTCAAGCTTATAGCCGCCGGGTTGGCATGCTCATGCAGCGTCTGGCTAACTCATTTGGTCCGGATACGGTGAATTTGGCGATGAGTCACATTTATGTGCTGGGCGGGGTTGAAAGCGATTCGGAGCGCCCAATACAGGTGGGCGGGGCTTATACCGTAGATCCATCCTCACTCTCGATCGGTGCCCAATATACAGCACTCGGACACCTACATCGCGCTCAGGCTGTGAAGGGGGACGGCGTGATCCGGTACAGCGGATCACCGCTGGCCTACAGCTTCTCGGAAGCGGGACAGAGCAAATCCGTAACGATGGTCGATTTGGCGCCAGGCGGAACTCCGAAGATAGAAGAAGTGCTGTTATCCTGTGGACGTCCACTTGTGCGCTGGAAGGCACGCGGAGGTCTGGCCGAGGTGTATCGCTGGTTGGAAGAGGGAAGAGACGCCCAAGCATTCATTGATATGGAAGTATGGCTGGACGATGCCATGTCACTCAAAGAGATCCAGCAGCTGCGCAAGTCACATGATGGCATTATTCATATTCGTCCGGTGTATCCGGAGATGGCTGCTGCCGGATTGCTGGAGCAGCGTTCCGAGCTGCCTGTGCATGAATTGTTCCGCAAGTTCTACCAGCGTCAGACGGGCGGGGCACAGCCGGAGGACAGTTTGGTACAGTTGTTCCTTGAGCTGGTGGATGAGGACGAGCCAGGCGTGCGTGAGGAGGTCGAAGGAAGATGA